A section of the Phacochoerus africanus isolate WHEZ1 chromosome 4, ROS_Pafr_v1, whole genome shotgun sequence genome encodes:
- the NOTCH3 gene encoding neurogenic locus notch homolog protein 3 isoform X1, with protein sequence MGLGPRGRRRRRRPMSPPPPLPSVRTLPLLLLLAGSGAAAPPCLDGSPCANGGRCTQLPSRETACLCPPGWVGEWCQLEDPCHSGPCAGRGVCQSSVVAGTARFSCRCPRGFRGPDCSLPDPCLSSPCAHGARCSVGSDGRYICSCPPGYQGRSCRSDVDECRVGGPCRHGGTCLNTPGSFHCQCPAGFTGPLCESPAVPCAPSPCRNGGTCRQSGDLTYDCACLPGFEGQNCEVNVDDCPGHRCLNGGTCVDGVNTYNCQCPPEWTGQFCTEDVDECQLQPNACHNGGTCFNTLGGHSCVCVNGWTGESCSQNIDDCATAVCFHGATCHDRVASFYCACPMGKTGLLCHLDDACVSNPCHEDAICDTNPVNGRAICTCPPGFTGGACDQDVDECSIGANPCEHLGRCVNTQGSFLCQCGRGYTGPRCETDVNECLSGPCRNQATCLDRIGQFTCICMAGFTGTYCEVDMDECQSSPCVNGGVCKDKVNAFSCTCPSGFSGAMCQLDVDECASTPCRNGAKCVDQPDGYECRCAEGFEGTVCERNVDDCSPDPCHHGRCVDGIASFSCACAPGYTGTRCESQVDECRSQPCRHGGKCLDLVDKYLCRCPPGTTGVNCEVNIDDCASNPCTFGLCRDGLNRYDCVCQPGFTGPLCNMEINECASSPCGEGGSCVDGENGFRCLCPPGSLPPLCLPPSHPCAQEPCSHGVCHDAPGGFRCVCEPGWSGPQCSQSLTRDACESHPCRAGSTCTSDATGFHCTCPPGVQGRQCELLSPCVPNPCEHGGHCESAPGQLVVCSCPSGWQGPRCQQDVDECASSSPCGPHGTCTNLAGSFSCTCHEGYSGPSCDQDINDCDPNPCLNGGSCQDGVGSFSCSCLPGFAGPRCTRDVDECLSSPCGPGTCTDHVASFTCTCPPGYGGFRCEQDLPDCSPSSCFNGGTCVDGVTSFTCLCRPGYTGAHCQHEADPCLSRPCLHGGICTAAHPGFRCACPEGFTGAQCQTLVDWCSRVPCQNGGRCARAGASFYCLCPPGWSGRFCDIQSLPCREAAAQIGVPVEQLCQAGGQCVDKDGSHYCVCPEGRTGSHCEQEVDPCLAQPCQHGGTCQGYMGGYVCECPAGYTGDNCEDDVDECASQPCQHGGFCIDLVARYLCSCPPGTLGVLCEINEDDCGLGSPLDLGPRCLHNGTCVDLVGGFRCSCPPGYTGLRCEADINECRPGACHAAHTRDCLQDPGGGFHCLCHAGFTGPRCQTVLSPCESQPCQHGGQCRPSPGPGGALTFSCHCVLPFWGPRCERVARSCRELQCPVGVPCQQTVRGPRCACPPGLSGPACRGSRGSPPGAVNSSCVTSPCLHGGSCRPESLAPFFRCACAPGWSGPRCEVPVAAPEAPEEPPCPRAACEAKSGDKRCDRECNSPGCGWDGGDCSLSVGDPWRQCAALQCWLLFNNSRCDPACSSPACLYDNFDCRGRERTCNPVYEKYCADHFADGRCDQGCNTEECGWDGLDCASEVPALLARGVLVLTVLLPPEELLRSSADFLQRLSSILRTSLRFRLDENGQAMVFPYHRPVPGSESRNRRELAPEVIGSVVMLEIDNRLCLQSPENDHCFPDAQSAADYLGALSAVERLDFPYPLRAARGEPLELPEPSVPLLPLLAASAVFLLVILVLGVMVARRKREHSTLWFPEGFSLHKDVAGGHKGRREPVGQDALGMKNMAKGESLMGEVATDWMDTDCPEAKRLKVEEPGVGAEDAVDCRQWTQHHLVAADIRVAPAMALTPPQGEVDADGMDVNVRGPDGFTPLMLASFCGGALEPIPTEEDEAEDTSASIISDLICQGAQLGARTDRTGETALHLAARYARADAAKRLLDAGADTNAQDHSGRTPLHTAVTADAQGVFQILIRNRSTDLDARMADGSTALILAARLAVEGMVEDLIASHADVNAVDELGKSALHWAAAVNNVEATLALLKNGANKDMQDSKEETPLFLAAREGSFEAAKLLLDHFANREITDHLDRLPRDVAQERLHQDIVRLLDQPSGPRSPPGPHGLGPLLCPPGAFLPGLKVAQSGGKKSRRPPGKAGLGPQGTRGRGKKLTLACPGPLAESSVTLSPVDSLDSPRPFGGPPASPGGFPLEGPYAAATATAVSLAQLGGAGRAGLGRQPPGGCVLSLGLLNPVAVPLDWARLPPPAPPGPSFLLPLAPGSQLLNSGNPVSPQERPPPYLATPGHGEEFPATGTHGSPQKARFLRVPSEHPYLTPSPESPEHWASPSPPSLSDWSDSTPSPATATGGTATATGTLSAQPLPLSVPGPLPQAQTQVGPQPEVTPKRQVLA encoded by the exons TACATCTGCTCCTGCCCACCTGGCTACCAGGGCCGCAGCTGCCGAAGCGACGTGGATGAGTGCCGGGTGGGCGGGCCCTGCCGTCATGGTGGCACCTGCCTCAACACGCCTGGCTCTTTCCACTGCCAGTGCCCAGCTGGCTTCACAGGGCCACTGTGTGAGAGCCCCGCAGTGCCCTGTGCTCCTTCACCATGCCGTAATGGGGGCACCTGTAGACAGAGCGGCGACCTCACCTATGACTGTGCCTGCCTTCCTG GGTTTGAAGGCCAGAACTGTGAAGTGAATGTGGACGATTGTCCAGGGCACCGATGTCTAAATGGGGGGACATGTGTGGATGGTGTCAACACCTACAACTGCCAGTGCCCTCCTGAGTGGACAG GCCAGTTCTGTACGGAGGACGTGGATGAGTGTCAGCTGCAGCCCAATGCTTGCCACAATGGGGGTACCTGCTTCAACACACTGGGTGGccacagctgtgtgtgtgtcaATGGCTGGACAGGAGAGAGCTGCAGTCAGAACATTGATGACTGTGCCACGGCTGTGTGCTTCCATGGGGCCACCTGCCATGACCGTGTGGCCTCCTTCTACTGTGCCTGCCCCATGGGCAAAACTG GACTTCTGTGTCATCTGGATGATGCTTGTGTCAGCAACCCCTGTCATGAAGATGCTATCTGCGACACAAACCCTGTAAACGGCAGGGCCATCTGCACCTGTCCACCTGGCTTCACAGGCGGGGCTTGTGACCAGGATGTGGATGAATGTTCCATCG GTGCCAACCCATGTGAGCACCTGGGACGGTGTGTGAACACACAGGGCTCTTTCCTGTGCCAGTGTGGCCGCGGCTACACTGGTCCACGCTGTGAGACTGACGTCAATGAATGCCTCTCTGGACCCTGCCGCAACCAGGCTACGTGCCTCGACCGCATAGGCCAGTTCACCTGCATCTGCATGGCAG GCTTCACAGGCACTTATTGCGAGGTGGACATGGACGAGTGTCAGAGCAGCCCGTGTGTCAACGGCGGGGTCTGTAAGGACAAAGTCAACGCCTTCAGCTGCACCTGCCCCTCGG GGTTCAGCGGGGCTATGTGTCAGCTGGATGTGGATGAGTGTGCCAGTACACCCTGCCGGAATGGAGCCAAGTGTGTGGACCAGCCGGATGGCTATGAATGTCGCTGCGCAGAAG GTTTCGAGGGCACTGTGTGTGAGCGCAACGTGGATGACTGCTCACCAGACCCATGCCACCATGGGCGTTGTGTGGATGGCATTGCCAGTTTCTCATGTGCTTGTGCACCTGGCTACACTGGCACGCGCTGTGAGAGCCAGGTGGATGAGTGCCGAAGCCAGCCCTGCCGCCATGGGGGCAAATGCCTAGACCTGGTGGACAAATACCTCTGCCGCTGCCCTCCAGGCACCACAG GTGTGAACTGTGAGGTGAATATTGATGATTGTGCTAGCAATCCTTGCACCTTTGGACTCTGCCGGGATGGCCTCAACCGCTATGATTGTGTCTGCCAGCCTGGCTTCACAG GGCCCCTCTGCAACATGGAGATCAATGAGTGTGCGTCCAGCCCATGTGGTGAGGGAGGCTCCTGCGTGGATGGTGAAAATGGCTTCCGCTGCCTCTGCCCacctggctccctgcccccactctgcCTTCCCCCAAGCCATCCCTGTGCCCAAGAACCCTGCAGCCATGGTGTCTGCCACGATGCACCCGGAGG GTTCCGCTGTGTGTGTGAGCCTGGCTGGAGTGGTCCTCAGTGCAGTCAGAGCCTCACTCGAGATGCTTGTGAATCCCATCCCTGCCGGGCAGGCAGCACCTGCACCAGTGATGCAACGGGTTTCCACTGCACCTGTCCCCCGGGTGTCCAGG GCCGCCAGTGTGAGCTGCTGTCCCCCTGTGTTCCGAACCCCTGTGAGCATGGGGGCCACTGTGAGTCTGCCCCCGGCCAGCTGGTTGTCTGCTCCTGCCCCTCTGGTTGGCAAG GCCCACGATGCCAGCAGGATGTGGATGAGTGTGCCAGCTCCTCACCCTGTGGTCCCCATGGTACCTGCACCAACCTGGCAGGAAGTTTCAGCTGTACTTGCCACGAGGGCTATAGTGGCCCTTCCTGTGATCAGGACATCAATGACTGTGACCCCA ACCCCTGCCTGAATGGCGGCTCCTGTCAGGATGGAGTGGGCTCCTTTTCCTGCTCCTGCCTCCCTGGCTTTGCTGGTCCCCGCTGCACCCGAGATGTAGATGAGTGTCTGAGCAGTCCCTGTGGCCCAGGCACCTGCACAGACCACGTGGCCTCCTTCACTTGCACCTGCCCCCCGGGTTATGGAGGCTTCCGCTGTGAGCAGGACCTTCCAGACTGCAGCCCCAG CTCCTGCTTCAATGGCGGGACCTGCGTGGATGGTGTGACCTCCTTCACCTGCCTGTGCCGCCCCGGCTACACTGGTGCACACTGCCAGCATGAGGCCGACCCCTGCCTCTCGCGGCCCTGCCTGCATGGGGGCATCTGCACCGCCGCCCATCCTGGCTTCCGCTGTGCCTGCCCGGAGGGCTTCACTGGCGCTCAGTGCCAG ACGCTGGTAGACTGGTGTAGCCGTGTGCCCTGTCAGAATGGAGGTCGCTGTGCCCGGGCTGGGGCCTCTTTCTACTGCCTTTGCCCCCCGGGGTGGAGTGGCCGCTTCTGTGACATCCAGAGCCTGCCCTGCAGGGAGGCTGCAGCCCAAATCG GGGTGCCTGTGGAGCAGCTGTGTCAGGCAGGTGGCCAGTGTGTGGACAAGGACGGCTCTCACTACTGTGTGTGCCCGGAGGGCCGCACAGGCAGCCACTGTGAACAGGAGGTGGACCCCTGCTTGGCCCAGCCCTGCCAACATGGGGGCACCTGCCAAGGCTACATGGGGGGTTATGTGTGTGAG TGTCCAGCTGGCTACACTGGTGACAACTGTGAGGATGACGTGGACGAGTgtgcctcccagccctgccagcaTGGGGGCTTCTGCATTGACCTTGTGGCCCGCTATCTCTGCTCCTGCCCTCCGGGAACACTGG GCGTGCTCTGTGAGATTAATGAGGATGACTGTGGCCTGGGCTCCCCCCTGGACCTGGGTCCCCGGTGCCTGCACAATGGTACCTGTGTGGATCTGGTGGGTGGCTTCCGCTGCAGCTGCCCCCCAGGATACACTGGCCTGCGCTGTGAGGCAGACATCAATGAATGTCGTCCAGGTGCCTGCCATGCAGCACATACCCGGGACTGCCTTCAGGACCCAGGCGGGGGCTTCCACTGCCTTTGTCATGCTGGCTTCACAG GTCCACGCTGCCAGACTGTCTTGTCTCCTTGTGAATCTCAGCCATGCCAGCACGGAGGCCAGTGCCGTCCCAGCCCTGGCCCCGGGGGTGCGCTGACCTTCTCTTGCCACTGCGTCCtg CCATTCTGGGGCCCGCGTTGTGAGCGAGTGGCACGGTCCTGTCGGGAGCTGCAGTGCCCTGTGGGCGTCCCGTGCCAGCAGACGGTCCGTGGGCCGCGCTGTGCCTGCCCTCCCGGGCTGTCGGGTCCCGCCTGCCGGGGTTCCCGGGGATCCCCACCGGGGGCCGTCAACTCCAGCTGCGTgacctctccctgcctccacgGGGGCTCATGCCGCCCCGAATCGCTTGCACCCTTCTTTCGCTGTGCGTGCGCGCCAGGCTGGTCTGGGCCGCGCTGTGAGGTACCCGTGGCGGCGCCCGAGGCCCCCGAGGAGCCACCGTGCCCTAGAGCTGCCTGCGAGGCCAAGAGCGGGGACAAGCGCTGCGACCGAGAGTGCAACAGCCCGGGCTGCGGTTGGGACGGCGGCGACTGCTCATTGAGCGTGGGCGACCCCTGGCGGCAGTGCGCGGCGCTGCAGTGCTGGCTCCTCTTCAACAACAGCCGTTGTGACCCCGCCTGCAGCTCACCTGCCTGCCTCTATGACAACTTCGACTGCCGCGGCCGCGAGCGCACCTGCAA CCCAGTGTATGAGAAGTACTGCGCTGACCACTTTGCCGATGGCCGCTGTGACCAGGGCTGCAACACAGAGGAATGCGGCTGGGATGGACTGGACTGTGCCAGTGAGGTGCCGGCTCTGCTGGCCCGCGGCGTCCTGGTGCTCACTGTGCTGCTGCCACCAGAGGAACTGCTGCGTTCTAGCGCCGACTTCCTGCAGCGGCTCAGTAGCATCTTGCGCACATCACTGCGCTTCCGTCTGGACGAGAATGGCCAGGCCATGGTCTTCCCTTACCACCGGCCTGTCCCTGGCTCTGAATCCCGCAACCGGCGGGAGCTGGCCCCCGAGGTGATCGG CTCCGTGGTGATGCTGGAGATTGACAACCGTCTGTGTCTGCAGTCACCTGAGAATGACCACTGCTTTCCTGATGCCCAGAGTGCGGCAGACTACCTGGGAGCGTTGTCGGCGGTGGAGCGCCTTGACTTCCCATACCCGCTGCGAGCGGCGAGGG GGGAGCCATTGGAGCTGCCAGAGCCAAGTGTACCCCTGCTGCCACTGCTGGCTGCAAGCGCTGTCTTCCTGCTGGTCATCCTTGTCCTGGGTGTCATGGTGGCCCGTCGCAAGCGTGAGCACAGCACCCTGTGGTTCCCTGAGGGCTTCTCACTGCACAAGGATGTGGCTGGTGGCCACAAGGGCCGGCGGGAGCCTGTGGGCCAAGATGCACTGGGCATGAA GAACATGGCCAAGGGTGAGAGTCTGATGGGGGAGGTGGCCACAGACTGGATGGACACAGACTGCCCAGAAGCCAAACGACTGAAG GTAGAGGAGCCTGGTGTGGGTGCTGAGGATGCTGTGGATTGCCGCCAGTGGACCCAACACCACCTGGTTGCCGCTGACATCCGGGTGGCACCAGCCATGGCATTGACACCACCACAGGGCGAAGTGGATGCTGATGGCATGGATGTCAATGTGCGAGGTCCAG ATGGCTTCACCCCACTAATGCTAGCCTCCTTCTGTGGGGGAGCCCTGGAGCCAATCCCCACTGAGGAGGATGAGGCAGAAGACACATCAGCCAGCATCATCTCTGACCTGATCTGCCAGGGGGCCCAGCTTGGTGCTCGGACTGACCGCACGGGCGAGACAGCCCTGCATCTGGCTGCCCGCTACGCCCGGGCTGATGCTGCCAAGCGGCTGCTGGATGCCGGGGCAGACACCAATGCCCAGGACCACTCGGGTCGAACCCCCCTGCACACAGCTGTCACTGCTGATGCCCAGGGCGTCTTCCAG ATTCTCATTCGGAACCGCTCCACAGACCTGGATGCCCGCATGGCAGATGGCTCGACAGCACTAATCTTGGCTGCCCGCCTGGCGGTGGAGGGCATGGTAGAAGACCTCATTGCTAGCCATGCAGATGTCAATGCTGTGGATGAGCTTG GAAAATCAGCCTTACACTGGGCGGCAGCTGTTAATAACGTGGAAGCCACCTTGGCCCTACTCAAAAACGGAGCTAACAAGGACATGCAGGATAGCAAG GAGGAGACTCCGCTGTTTCTGGCCGCCCGAGAGGGCAGCTTTGAAGCTGCCAAGCTGCTGCTGGATCACTTTGCAAATCGTGAGATTACAGACCACCTGGACAGACTGCCCCGGGATGTGGCCCAGGAACGGCTGCACCAGGACATCGTGCGCTTGCTGGACCAGCCCAGTGGGCCCCGCAGCCCCCCTGGCCCCCATGGCCTGGGGCCCTTGCTCTGCCCACCCGGGGCCTTCCTCCCAGGCCTCAAGGTGGCACAGTCCGGGGGCAAGAAGAGCCGGAGGCCCCCGGGGAAGGCGGGGCTGGGGCCGCAGGGCACCCGGGGGCGGGGCAAGAAGCTGACTCTGGCCTGCCCCGGGCCCTTGGCCGAGAGCTCCGTCACACTCTCCCCTGTGGACTCGCTGGACTCCCCAAGGCCCTTTGGTGGCCCCCCCGCGTCCCCTGGTGGTTTCCCTCTCGAGGGGCCCTATGCAGCTGCCACGGCCACGGCCGTGTCTCTGGCGCAGCTTGGTGGTGCAGGCCGGGCCGGTCTAGGGCGCCAGCCTCCCGGGGGCTGCGTGCTCAGCCTGGGCCTGCTGAACCCTGTGGCAGTTCCCCTCGACTGGGCCCGGCTGCCCCCACCTGCCCCGCCAGGCCCCTCCTTCCTGCTGCCGCTGGCACCGGGATCCCAGCTGCTGAACTCTGGGAACCCCGTGTCCCCCCAGGAGCGGCCCCCACCTTACCTGGCGACCCCGGGccatggggaggagttcccggcGACCGGCACCCACGGCAGCCCCCAGAAGGCCCGCTTCTTGCGGGTCCCCAGTGAGCATCCTTACCTGACCCCATCCCCAGAGTCCCCTGAGCACTGGGCTAGCCCCTCACCTCCCTCACTCTCAGACTGGTCCGACTCCACACCCAGCCCGGCCACTGCTACCGGGGGCACTGCCACAGCCACTGGGACACTGtctgcccagcccctccctctgtcAGTCCCTGGCCCTCTCCCACAGGCCCAGACCCAGGTAGGGCCCCAGCCCGAAGTCACCCCCAAAAGGCAAGTGTTGGCCTGA